From Centroberyx gerrardi isolate f3 chromosome 10, fCenGer3.hap1.cur.20231027, whole genome shotgun sequence:
agagacacacagacagaaacaactagagacagaaaaagggagaaacagagagagagagacagatagagagagagacaggaaccaGTACCGTACACtcagacaggaaacaggaaaccaCAGTAAAGCCCTGAGGATTGTTTCCACTGTGGTCAATTAACAACATGACTAATAACATTTCTGATGtctctctaccactctctctctctctctctctctctctctgtgtgtgtctctctctctctctgtgtgtctctctctctctctgtctctctctctctctccctctctctctctgtctctctctctctctctctctctctctctttctctctctctctctttctctctctctctctcaggttcgTGGTCATCCGGAGCCGCAGGTCACATGGTACAGGGAGGGGGAGGCTGTGATTGGTGGAGAGCACTGTGTGATTGAGCAAGGCGGGCGTGGAACCTTCAGCCTGGTGGTGGGCGGAGTCAGGGAGGAGGATTTAGGACGTTACACctgccaggcagccaatcaggccGGGAGCCGCCAGGTTACCGTGGAGATCCTGCTGGAAGGTttgaatactactactactactaatactactaatactactaatactacgaTAACTAAatatactactgctgctactactactgctaatactactaatactacgaTAACTAAatatactactgctgctactactactgctaatactactaatactacgaTAACTAAAtatactaccactgctactactactgctaatactgctgctactactactactgctactactgctactactactactactgctgctactactactactgctactactgctactactactactactgctgctactactactactactgctgctactactactactactactactgctactactactactactgctgctactactactactactactactgctactactactactactgctgctactactactactgctactactgctgctgctactactactgctactactgctactactgctgctactactactgctgctactactactactgctactactactgctaatactactactactactactactactactactactactactactactgctgctactgctactactactgctactactactgctaatactactactactgctactactactgctactactgctgctactactactactgctactactgctgctactactactactgctactactactgctactactgctactactactactactactgctgctactactactgctactactgctgctaatactactactactgctactactactgctactactgctgctactactactgctactgctactactactgctactactgctactactactgctactactgctgctactactactactactgctactactgctgctactactactgctactactactgctgctactactactgctactgctactactactgctaatactactactactgctactactactgctaatactactactactgctactactactgctgctactactactgctactactgctgctactgctactactactgctactactactgctaatactactactactgctactactactgctgctactactactgctactactactactgctactactactgctactactgctgctactactactgctactgctattactactactactactactactgctgctaatactactactactactactactgctaatactactactactactactactactactactactgctaatactactattagCCTGCTACTCATCTAAAAGTAGAGTTGACAAAGTGTTTTATAAGAAGGCATAAAAACAGAACAGTAAAATATATTAGCAGATCAAAACAGGAAATGGATTCcatatgtttctctctgtcttacttCAGGGATTCTTACACGTTTTATTGTTTGGTAAATGgattttgaattgaaatgtaGTTTCACCCTGAGCTGCAGGTTCATGAAAACacagctgacctttgacctggtttggctctctctttcttttctttaaaaaagcAGCATTATATCTTGTGACAAAAAATAGTCAAGGATACTAGAACaaagtcttttcttttcttttcttttcttttccctcctggTCCTGTTTGTCTCTAGCAAGGTGAAGACAGGcatcaaacacaacacagcataCAAGTCAAATCTTCATACTCATATATTCTAAATAAAAGCATCATTTAGgtggaatatactgtataaaccaCCCAAATCTCCCAATAACACGAGCGTATCTGACGTGTTTTGTGGTGATTTTTAATCATCcttgtagcactttgagatttgcCTTTAATGAAAATTTTGTTATAAGTAAAATCTAATATTATTCTACTTATTACAAGTACAATGAACAGAAGAATGTGACCACTAACACTGTTAATTTTAATAATATTCACCAACTCCTCTGACTTCCCCAACAGGAATTGACCGTTGAACCCCAGGCTTGTCGTTTCCATGTGATCCAAACATGACCGCAACAATATTTCTCATAAAACCTgttccatatgtgtgtgtttagctgtaATATAGAGTGGTGTGCTGAGGTTCAGCTTACTGCATCACAACCAGCTGAACGGCAGCTTCCTGTCCTCtaaacacatccagacagaacCGGTTCCTGTCCTGCAGGTCCGGGTTCAGAACCGGTTCCTGTCCTGCAGGTCCAGGTTCTGTTTCGTTCTTCTGACACACTTTAGACAGTCCATCAGAAGAACGCGTTCTTCTGATGGACTGTCTAAAGTAGATCAGAACAAGGCAAGACTCGGCAGTGTTGTAGGACTCGAGTCAAAATTTTGATGACTCGTGACTTGACTCGGACTTGGACTCTGACTTGAATATGGATGACTCGGACTTGGCATGAACAAACTTTACTTTGACTGTCGCACTCCATTGTGTTTGCGTGTAAAGCATGAATGAGACTTAAACGGCTCAAAAGACTTGACAAAACTAAACAAGGTTAGACTAAAGTCAAGACTTGTCAAAACAAGAGCTGACAAGACAATACTTGAAAAGACTTGAAAAGACttaacaaaactaaactaaacaagaCAAGGCTAAATAAGACAAGGCACGACTTGGTTTGACAAAACTCGACAAGACTAGAGTTGACAAGACTAAACTACACAAGACTAGACTTGAAAAGACTAAACTACACAAGACTAGACTTGACAAGACTAAACTACACAAGACTAGAGTTGACAAGACTAAACTACACAAGACTAGAGTTGACAAGACTAAACTACACAAGACTAGACTTGAAAAGACTAGACAAGatgaaacaagacaagactAATCAAGACACGGCTAGACAAGAGAAGACTTGATACGACTAAAGACAAAGCTTGGCAAGACTTTGCAAGATAAGACTTGACAAGAAAAGACCTGACAAGATTaaacaagacaagacatgaagttgtctggtggaacaagtcatttacacaaacacaaggtcttttgtcaagactttagaaaccttttgtGGAAGTCAAGTTCCAAGTCaacagaacccaagtcaagtcaagtctcaagtcttctcttcatgcatcaagtcaaatctcaagctattaaacctgtgactcgagtccaggtcatgtgactcgagtccaggtcatgtgactagAGTGGAATAAGACCAGTACAGACTGAGCCCTGAGCCCTCACAGACTTAACTGACGTCACCTGTGAGCAGCTGTAGAGCCGGAGTGTAGAAGTCATGAGGGCTCTCCATGGTTTAGGAGGAATGGGACggcactttgtggcatcacgtgTTGCCTTGACGACGTCAGACGTTACTATCTCCcgtcaattaatcaatttgtaatttactctttgtttgcgcttttgtctaaacagcattattaagctaaaatgaaaaaaaaaagatgaataatgttaaatagcCCTAGGTATAtgttttgcaacattgcaaagtttatactgtgctaatggatatagaaaatactcttcattCTACTAGAGGTTAACCTGCACTACatcattacaatatgtaaaaaaaggaaaaagaaacagttggAGGTACGTTGAAAACAAACAGTACTTTTAATAAAGTGTAATgagcacaaataagcacataagAAAGGTTATATTACATGCTGCTTATATTAGCGGCATCTAACATCCTTCTTAAACGTTTAGGAAAActtaactttcttttttctcaaatgagctgtttattctgtttgaatgttgcaatgttttctcttttaactgtaTCTTGCATGTAGTTTGATCCTTTCatgcctgtttctctctatgttcttgttaattgttttttgtggttatttttccttaattatgttttttttttcttttgtatcggGTGTATTGGCTGATGTTttccacatacatgaatattaacgtcacaaacgctatgaactgtgggtaattccctcaagcaaagtctacagaaatgcGGACTTCATGCATAAAGGGCTCATAAAGTCCGTCAGTGAGCCTCGCGCACTTACCGATTTCACAGCGGGACGTCCTGAAGCCTCGCGGACTTGTCGGGAACGCGCGTCAAAGTCCGTGAGTCTGTGAGAGCGGACGTTGGGATTGGGCCCCTGACATGaagtcagtgtttcagtgtttccttcCTGTCTGCTTTCTAACGGCTGTTTTTCCACCTGCAGAGAATTCTGGGAAGAAATATGGCCTCCCTTCCTCCATGAAAACAGGGTGAggtctttatttctttctttctactttctttttctcacttgtttgcttgctttctaaatgtctaaatttctcattgtttttttttttgattgattgtttgcttctttctttctttctttctttctttttctttctttttccttcttttctttttctctttgtttctttctctcgccTGCTTTgtaactttcttttttccttcttatCCAGGTCTCCCTGTTTTCtcgttctgtctgtctttctttgttacaatccctctctctctctctctctctctctctctctctctctctctctctccctttctgtctctctctctctccactaaaTCAgcccgtctctgtctctctcagacgtttctgtctctctgtgtcttccaGCTCATTGAGTCCAAACAGTTTTAATGTGCGGCTGTAAATAAAGAGTACGTCAGTCACAGTCGTaactctcagtctgtctgtcggtTGTGTTTCTGGTATTAATCAGACATGAAGCTGAGGACTGAAGGAGCCAGCTGACCAGCGCCTCCCACTTTACTTTAAAACAGTTTGGAGAAATCATTCAGGCTTAAATCTGTCAGGACCACAGCTCCTGAGGCTCCGAGCCACGAGGGGGAACTGTCTGAAACAGTCTGAAACAGTTTGAAACAGTTTGAAACAGTCTGAAACAGTTTGAAACAGTTTGAAACAGTCTGAAACAGTCTGAAACAGTCTGAAACAGTTTGAAACAGTCTGAAACAGGTTGAAACAGTCTGAAACAGTTTTAAACCGTTAGAAACAGTCTGAAACAGTCTGAAACAGTCTGAAACAGTTTTAAACCGTTTGAAACAGTCTGAAACAGTTTGAAACCGTTTGAAACAGTCTGAAACAGTCTGAAACAGTTTGAAACAGTTTGAAACAGTCTGAAACAGTTTGAAACAGTCTGAAACCGTCTGAAACagtttgaaacattttgaaacagtttgaaacattttgaaacagtCTGAAACAGTTTGAAACCGTCTGAAACAGTTTGAAACAGTTTGAAACCGTTTGAAACAGTCTGAAACAGtctgaaacattttgaaacagtctgaaacattttgaaacatttgaaacagtctgaaacagtttgaaacattttgaaacagtctgaaacagtttgaaacatttttaaacagtCTGAAACCATCTGAAATagtttgaaacattttgaaacagtttgaaacattttgaaacagtCTGAAACAGTCTGAAACCATCTGAAATAGTTTGAAATAGTCTGAAATAgtttgaaacattttaaaacagtttGAAATAGTCTGAAATagtttgaaacattttgaaacattttgaaatagtttgaaacattttgaaacattttgaaatagtttgaaatattttgaaacattttgaaatagtttgaaatattttgaaacattttgaaatagtttgaaacattttgaaatagtttgaaacattttgaaatagtttgaaacattttgaaatagtttgaaacattttgaaaccattgtgaaacattttgtaacattttgaaACCTGCTGACGGAGCCTCAGTTCATTAAAGGACAGCTCCAGTGTGAATTGTTGACAGTTCCAGTAACAGAACTCTATTTCCCATGATTCCAGGGGGCGTTCCTCAGTCCCGGCGGTGGAGAGCAGGCCCAGTATTTGGGGCGAGAGTCCGCCAAAGTTCATCACCAAACCGACCAGAGTGTTCTCCAGACCGGGAGGGACCGGGAAGTTCTCCGCCAAAACCACCGGACGACCCCAGCCCCGGGTCACATGGCTCAAGGTGGGCGGGGCCAATCTGCTTTTTAAACAAGACAGTTTGTACAACAAAGAAATACAGTCGTGAAAAATATCTTGTCCTTCTTGAAAATATCTGAAAATATCCCGTCCTTCCTTGCCAGATTCGACCAAATTTGATCATTGATGTCGTAGAAAATGTCTAATTTATTTCAGCTGGCATCTTAATTCTTAGTTGCACACTAATGCTGCATGGCTCTGAATGGGAGCATCAGTTAAACTGCTCTGTGTATCNNNNNNNNNNNNNNNNNNNNNNNNNNNNNNNNNNNNNNNNNNNNNNNNNNNNNNNNNNNNNNNNNNNNNNNNNNNNNNNNNNNNNNNNNNNNNNNNNNNNNNNNNNNNNNNNNNNNNNNNNNNNNNNNNNNNNNNNNNNNNNNNNNNNNNNNNNNNNNNNNNNNNNNNNNNNNNNNNNNNNNNNNNNNNNNNNNNNNNNNctgttatttgcattttataattttcagtttcaaaaaATCTTGTTATTGATAggataaattagtttttaagtaattgaagcatattacagtactgtttttaaagttttcatctttttaataattattgaaataatattttatatCGTTGTGTTCAGGAAGAGAGACGTCAGGGCCGTGAACGCACCGTGGGACTCGACCCAATCTGGACCCACATGAGTTCATGTCTTCATTATGAAAACCTGAATGTGATGACAGACATACTGCCTTGTGTGGGTggtccttctgtgtgtgtgtgtgtgtgtgtgtgtgtgtgtgtgtgtgtgtgtgtgtgtgtgtgtctttcttcctgcctgtctgtctctgatagaaatataaaacatcaatcacacacacacagtgatttaTTCCCCCacagtaaaaagtgtgtgtgtgtgtgtgtgtgtgtgtgtgtcatgattaCAAGAAACTGGAAGGCGTCTGGACACACTTTTGGATGACATTCCttacccacacacgcacacacacacacacacacacacacacactttaaagtGACCGCGCAGGCTGAGGTCTCTTTTAACCGGCGCACCAACACACGATGGGGAATGATTTATATGACGCACATGGGAACCATTATCATCTTGATAAGATGACAGACGATTCCTACATCCTCCctgacttcacacacacacacacacacacacacacacacacacacacacacacacacgacaaccCAGACACAAATGGTGGGCGACATGAAAAGTCACATTATTGAGAAAAGTGCATCCATGAATTCAtgaatgtgacacacacacacacacattggttaccaactcacacacactctttctctctctttctcacacactcacacgcacacacacacacacacacacacacacacacacctaatctgtcacacacacacccacacacacgctttctgtcacactctttctcacacactcgtTTTTCAAACAGTCtcaaagtttctctctctctctctctctctctctctctctctctgtctctctctctcactccccccccccccccccccccctctcttacGATGCCGTTCAGGTTGTTGTCCCACAGCAGCATGGTGCCGTCGTTGCGTGTCGGGGAGTTTAGGTAGAGGACCAGCGAGTCGGCGCAGTGCTGCTTCCTGCAGACGTACGACACGTGGTTACGAATCCCCGTCTTCTCCGTGGCCGAGTACACgccctccagctcctctgggGGGGGGAGTGGGACTGTTTGATGTGATGCACTTAATAACAGCAGCATGCTTTTATGTcatagagcacacacacacacacacacacacacacacacacactgtcctacCAGGAAGTTGTCCGCTGCTGGCGAAGAAGGTCTTGATGTGGTCTTTGTGGAAGCCGTTGTTCCGGAGCATCCTGTAGAACCGCTGCAGGTTCTGGACGTGACGCTGGTACGTCATCTGCTGCTGCCAGCcgcctgccacacacacacacacacacacacacacacacacacacacaccagagtcaGGTTGAGAAATACACACAGTATTGGTAACCCCCtggcagaaacagacacactgatacacactgcCCAGGATCGCCACAGCCTCACAGAGCAGCtctaaatgccttgctcaagagcacctcCCATGAGGCTTTGCACCCACCATATAGATAGATATCACAGCCAATTTAGGCGTCCCAGGCAAATTTTGAAGTCGGAGTGAAAACGGCATGTCGCTGCTCGCATGGGGCGAGGCGGTTCAGCACGCCACGCCCCGATCTCCTGATGCAGTCTGGGACGTCTTGATCCCGTTTGATATTTTTGTCGTTGTTCTTGTAGTGCGAGAGCGGTACGGCAAGGTGATTTGTCACATTGGCCAATTAGATTGCAGTAGGATATGTCATCACTGTTTACTGCAAAGTACACCTGCACTGTCACAAAGGTCCCGTGACAGCAGGTACAACTCTGCACCTTATTTTCTGTGCAATAAAAAGTAGACATGTAGTAGCTTAAGGACCGCTAGCGTACCTCTGAGGCTTCACTCCATACAGGTGTAGCCTCTGGATACAGAAGTGGACCTGTGACTGTACACAGACCGCTCTGACAGTGAAAGGTacaaatgtgtttgtattgGTTTTCTTTGAATTTGAAGATACGCTTTTAGTTTAAGGTACAAAACGGCTTGTCGCTGGAGTGTTAGGATACCCAAAGCATTAAAGTACATTTTAGTCTCTTGGGGTACAGTTGGGTACATCTTTACAGATACAGGCAGCAAGGGTACACATTTGGACTGTGGGTGCAGCCCCAGTGACAAGCACCCATTTTGGTAAACTAGGTTCACGTATCTTGAGAGTGTGGGATAGGTGAAGACCCGGCACTCGTTGACTGGTACACACACTCGTACCTGAGAGGAGCACGGCGTGGTCGCAGGTCTGGTACAGGCGGCAGGACAGGTGGGTGGCCAGCGGCTGCTGGTGGCAGCGCCGCGTGTTTTTGTTCAGCTCACAGCTGGAGACGGGAAGGCTGGGCGAGCTGAGCGGGAGAGGCTGAGGGCAGCGGGCGAACTCCGGGCGCTCTGCAGGACGGGAACAGTCATTAAATATTAACGTTACATATCTTCAGCCTTCGACATGCAGACCGAGCAGGACCGCTCTGCGTTACTTCGCTCTGTGAAAAGTCGTTTCATCGGGTGTATTCTGGGGTTGAGCGTTTGAACAAATTCATTCATGTAgacctgttttttattttatcattttcttcatttaatCTTGTCTAATGCCTGGAAAAAGTCATCTTGAAGTTGTGCTTTACTCTAGCGAGCTAGCGAAGTGGCTACAGCTGTTTGGTTGTGATGAGAGAGATCGGCTAGCTagctacaaaaaataaaaaaactaacATGGTTTGAACAAATTGAACGACTGTGAGAATTTGAGAACCAGATTCTTTCCCTGAATGTGATTGGCTCTTGCACTGCGATCATTGTGCTTATCTGCGTAATATCGAACTTTTCCAAATTTAGCTTCTTGTATTGAAGTCATTATGTTTCATCAGAAGCAGAGGACAGACTCATCAGAGGTCTGGGTGGACCGGGGGAAGATCAGAGAAGCATTACGTTGTGGAAATGGAGATGGGATTAATCTGTGGAAAGTTGAGCGGAGACATAATGGTTCCTTCCCTTTGAAGTTCATGCATTTTTGGACATGGTAGCAGACACTTTGACCGGTTTGTCCCCGACTACAGAAAACTTAATACTggttgatttattgatgttcctctgtgtgtatatttatgaTAGATGTTTCAGTCGGAGGCTCCACGGCCTCTGGGTGGTCCTGCAGAGGATAAACATGGTTATgaacattaaaaacatgacaGTATGTATTTGGGTATTTGGAGAGGTCGTGTGTTGTTGAATTGGGAACCAAACAAACTCTGTGTGGGCTGGGAAGAGGACAGAATGGAAACTTCAGGCACACGTAGTTAAAAAGTCAAAAATATAACTTTTATTATAGAAACCAACATGTTTAGCTCATCATAAttgcacatttacattttatgttttaggGTGTTTTAAGGCTTTCAACTATtatgagagttttagtgtcccatgtggtctaaatgctgttgttgttgttgttgttgttgttgttgttgttattgtgtgttGTTTCAGAGCGATGAAGTCTAGCATTTAAGGGGCTATATTAAGTTAAAGGAACCTGTTTGAttatgctaacatgctaatgttgactagaagagctagagagagaagtacagtctgtgatgaagctacgttagcctcgtcgctaacgttagcttccagttgagttctgacagtttgctaacagactcatctgctcagttcagacagactttacaccttaatgttcagactgtgttgtcaccatagcaactaacacttaaaggataaggctggtgttttttaatgcatttctttccgtcaacaaatcctatgaaaataacaaaatcagcgaTGAATTTGTTCTGCCAGCAAGTCTGGTCCATGCAGCggtcccagtgcagcctcatgtcccagcagccatagaactgcattgtattaaaaaatattaaacccgtcacagagccatgctgctgctctgcagcatatttcatcatcacgatgcaccgggccggacgactttttcctcaacttaataagccggctgtaaacactttgcgatctcaggaaagtagttctgtagcacagaaaatagtccccggcgtaatgaagaatttgttcccgtttgaatttgatttggtaataagagtctgacttttcatggtaacagttagcgatttttaaaatgtaaactatgtctttgtgagctgtatttaaaggtttttagcttacaattggagccaatgacttccgggttgacggctaaaaacggaacgtgggaagtcagaaagtaacgggagtagagcaaacacattgttgattttgttattttcataggatttgttgacgataagaaatgcattaaaaagcatcggccttatcctttaaattccATAATCGCCATTTGATGCTGCACTAGACAAATTGCcatagcaaacagtggaagaaccgttctatccattGAAGTTCTGTGGTTGAACCAAGTGGCCAACagcacgggtgaattttgaagccaataaggaagtgacGGCAAGCTGCAAGTCCTCTAccgtccgctagagtccggctccaaaaagactaaactgcccaactccatgaagtcactggaccacaacccaacttctcactcaataTATAAACTCTATgaattttttcgacaagaggttttggtctcagtagctaatttcacttcttctaatatgtgtccgtatggcgattttcaaaataattgcgtcattaacagatatagagagcctaagtccctccccttctggtggaccaccatgggaccttatttcagAAAAGATAtctacggtagtcaacggcgagagacaaataattgtttgatcccgtttgaattgtgccatgaattacacatatgatgttttgtcaat
This genomic window contains:
- the LOC139921786 gene encoding myosin light chain kinase, smooth muscle-like, with protein sequence MMSGVQLASASSGISRATGLSPGRGSHGNEPPAFILPPRNARVSLGGEARLEGKVRGHPEPQVTWYREGEAVIGGEHCVIEQGGRGTFSLVVGGVREEDLGRYTCQAANQAGSRQVTVEILLEENSGKKYGLPSSMKTGGRSSVPAVESRPSIWGESPPKFITKPTRVFSRPGGTGKFSAKTTGRPQPRVTWLKVGGANLLFKQDSLYNKEIQS